One stretch of Hoeflea sp. 108 DNA includes these proteins:
- a CDS encoding CMD domain protein, translated as MSNPDIIDELAGIVVGSRLDLIRYDRVEARDNAQKSYLALFDPDDQSDVSVRDRFAIASFVAGLHGDDRVTRHYLAQLDAEKPSKAVSSAIEHEVQQGKASGPYGAYPAGPLTRENVTGPAYRVAAANRDVLGSKLTAALEHAHLLVLHPRDAGPAALQALLDTGWSTTGIVTLSQIVAFLAFQIRVVVGLRVLDRKFAADRLDAAE; from the coding sequence ATGAGCAACCCTGACATCATCGACGAGCTTGCCGGCATCGTTGTCGGCTCCAGGCTGGATCTCATCCGCTACGACCGCGTCGAAGCCCGCGACAATGCGCAGAAAAGCTACCTGGCGCTGTTCGATCCCGACGACCAAAGCGACGTCTCGGTCCGCGACCGCTTCGCCATCGCAAGCTTCGTCGCTGGCCTGCATGGCGACGACAGGGTGACGCGGCACTATCTTGCCCAGCTGGATGCCGAGAAGCCGTCGAAGGCGGTGTCGAGCGCCATCGAGCACGAGGTGCAGCAAGGCAAGGCCAGCGGCCCTTATGGCGCCTATCCCGCCGGGCCGCTGACGCGGGAAAATGTGACCGGTCCAGCCTACAGGGTCGCCGCCGCCAACCGCGATGTGCTCGGCTCGAAGCTGACTGCCGCGCTCGAACACGCGCATCTTTTGGTGCTGCATCCGCGTGATGCCGGCCCGGCAGCGTTGCAGGCCTTGCTTGACACCGGCTGGAGCACGACCGGCATCGTCACGCTGTCGCAGATCGTTGCCTTCCTCGCCTTCCAGATCAGGGTGGTGGTCGGCTTGCGCGTGCTCGACAGGAAATTTGCAGCCGACCGCCTCGACGCGGCGGAATGA
- a CDS encoding alkylhydroperoxidase domain protein, with protein sequence MTDQVITYPDNIEPNVFTREELGWVPWLQPLSEDELTDRHRAGLVDPSRAKSPYFMLLARDPDILAARTKTDKDIFYNTKTGLPRAEREIAAAATSRTNGCIFCASVHARFAWQHSKRSDDVQKLLGEGIYADIDPSWNAIIDASAALTKTPQGFTESHIDELRRAGLDDVAIVDVINGAAFFNWANRLMLSLGEPTPPAAAA encoded by the coding sequence ATGACCGATCAAGTGATCACCTATCCCGACAACATCGAGCCCAATGTCTTCACCCGCGAAGAGCTTGGCTGGGTGCCATGGCTGCAGCCGCTGTCCGAGGACGAACTGACCGACCGCCATCGCGCCGGCCTGGTCGACCCCTCACGCGCCAAGTCGCCCTATTTCATGCTTCTGGCGCGCGACCCGGATATCCTTGCTGCGCGCACGAAGACCGACAAGGATATCTTCTACAACACCAAGACCGGCCTGCCGCGGGCCGAGCGTGAGATCGCAGCCGCCGCTACGTCGCGCACCAATGGCTGCATCTTCTGCGCCTCCGTCCACGCGCGCTTCGCCTGGCAGCACTCCAAGCGCAGCGACGATGTTCAGAAGTTGCTCGGCGAGGGCATTTACGCCGACATCGACCCGAGCTGGAACGCCATCATCGATGCGTCCGCCGCTCTGACCAAGACGCCGCAAGGCTTCACCGAGAGCCACATCGACGAGCTGCGTCGGGCCGGGCTGGATGACGTCGCGATCGTCGACGTGATCAACGGCGCGGCCTTCTTCAACTGGGCCAACCGCCTGATGCTGTCGCTGGGCGAACCAACGCCGCCGGCCGCAGCAGCGTGA